The following proteins are encoded in a genomic region of Sorangiineae bacterium MSr12523:
- a CDS encoding FAD binding domain-containing protein has product MLQSTAKLPRAAHAPAGLEATELIRPKTAVEAVKALAEAAANHRSTMVLAGGTDVIVDRHLLPVDRAHAVDLVVDVTRIEGFRTIEREFSVDRDRLVFAGGVTYWDLRQDPLVLQKIPMLAEMSKDVGAVQIQTRGTLAGNIATASPAADGVAALMALDANVHLLSAPKVGGSAKGEERIVPLTQFFTGYRKTVMRAEELIVRMDVRVPDPATASVIWRKVGTRQAQSISKVALASVIEVQDGTIRHARFGMASVAATTHPLSQVQAYLEGRALASVKADEVDAALARDIRPIDDVRSTGEYRMHVARSVVRRALSQAK; this is encoded by the coding sequence ATGCTTCAGTCCACGGCAAAGCTTCCGCGCGCGGCGCATGCTCCAGCGGGGCTCGAGGCAACGGAGCTCATTCGACCGAAGACCGCCGTCGAGGCGGTGAAGGCACTGGCAGAGGCCGCGGCGAACCATCGCTCGACGATGGTGCTCGCGGGCGGTACGGACGTGATCGTCGACCGGCATCTGCTCCCGGTGGATCGCGCCCACGCGGTGGATCTCGTGGTGGACGTCACGCGCATCGAGGGGTTTCGCACCATCGAGCGCGAGTTTTCCGTCGACCGCGATCGGCTCGTATTCGCCGGTGGCGTAACGTATTGGGACCTTCGGCAGGACCCACTGGTGCTGCAGAAGATCCCGATGCTCGCGGAGATGTCCAAGGACGTGGGCGCGGTGCAGATTCAAACGCGCGGCACCCTCGCGGGGAACATCGCCACTGCATCGCCTGCGGCCGACGGGGTCGCGGCGCTGATGGCGCTCGACGCGAATGTGCACCTTTTGTCGGCGCCGAAGGTGGGCGGTTCGGCGAAGGGCGAGGAGCGCATCGTGCCGCTCACGCAGTTCTTCACGGGGTACCGCAAGACGGTGATGCGCGCGGAGGAGCTCATTGTTCGCATGGATGTGCGCGTGCCCGATCCGGCGACGGCAAGCGTCATCTGGCGCAAGGTCGGCACGCGGCAGGCGCAGTCCATCTCCAAGGTGGCGCTGGCCAGCGTCATCGAGGTGCAGGACGGCACGATCCGTCACGCCCGTTTCGGCATGGCATCCGTGGCAGCGACGACGCACCCGCTCTCGCAGGTGCAGGCTTACCTCGAGGGCCGTGCGCTCGCATCGGTGAAGGCCGACGAGGTGGACGCGGCGCTCGCGCGAGACATCCGCCCCATCGACGACGTGCGCAGCACCGGCGAGTACCGCATGCACGTTGCGCGCAGTGTGGTGCGCCGCGCCTTGAGCCAGGCCAAGTGA
- a CDS encoding phosphoenolpyruvate kinase yields MKTSLAEEALAPIRSRLHQANQAFAQRYPGERNARQPVHTVYGGAHLFRAGTAPRLGELALGALAKHAPDAGAFARAIGLQEALAETVYARVQEKLRREPVEDFRIDFEDGYGVRADAEEDQHAVAAAGEMAKGLAAGTLPPFIGIRIKPLTEESHTRALRTLDGFLTALLEATGGVLPPNYVTTLPKVQVPEQVAAMADALELLESRLGLPSGALVFEIMIEQTQAILDASGRAALPALIEAARGRCIAAHLGTYDYTASCGITAAHQRMDHPACDFAKHVMQVSLAGTGIWLSDGATNILPVGDAQSVHDAWKLHMRHTRRSLEGGFYQGWDLHPAQLPTRYAAVYSFFLESLPAASERLKNFVQKAAQATLVGDVFDDAATGQGLLNFFLRGLHCGAITEDEAQATGLSIAQIRSRSFFPAPQR; encoded by the coding sequence GTGAAAACGAGCCTCGCGGAGGAAGCGCTGGCCCCGATTCGTTCGAGGCTGCACCAGGCCAACCAAGCCTTTGCGCAGCGCTACCCCGGCGAGCGAAATGCGCGCCAGCCCGTGCACACGGTGTACGGTGGCGCGCACCTCTTTCGTGCGGGCACGGCGCCGCGCCTGGGTGAGTTGGCCCTTGGGGCGCTGGCCAAGCATGCGCCGGATGCGGGGGCCTTTGCGCGCGCCATTGGTTTGCAAGAGGCGCTCGCCGAAACGGTGTATGCGCGCGTGCAGGAAAAATTGCGCCGCGAGCCCGTGGAGGACTTCCGCATCGACTTCGAGGACGGCTACGGCGTGCGCGCGGATGCGGAGGAAGACCAGCATGCCGTGGCCGCCGCCGGCGAGATGGCCAAGGGCCTCGCGGCGGGAACGTTGCCGCCGTTCATCGGCATCCGCATCAAGCCGCTCACGGAGGAATCGCACACGCGGGCGCTGCGCACGCTCGACGGCTTTCTCACCGCGCTGCTCGAGGCCACCGGCGGCGTGCTTCCGCCGAATTACGTTACGACCTTGCCCAAAGTGCAGGTGCCCGAGCAGGTGGCCGCGATGGCGGACGCGCTCGAGCTCCTGGAATCGCGCCTCGGTTTGCCTTCCGGCGCGCTCGTGTTCGAGATCATGATCGAGCAGACGCAGGCCATCCTCGACGCCTCCGGGCGCGCCGCATTGCCGGCCTTGATCGAGGCCGCGCGTGGCCGCTGCATCGCCGCGCATCTCGGCACCTACGATTACACCGCGAGCTGCGGCATCACCGCCGCGCATCAGCGCATGGATCACCCGGCGTGCGACTTCGCCAAACACGTCATGCAGGTCAGCCTCGCCGGCACCGGCATATGGCTTTCCGACGGCGCCACGAATATCCTCCCCGTGGGCGACGCTCAAAGCGTGCATGATGCATGGAAGCTCCACATGCGCCATACGCGCCGCTCCCTCGAGGGTGGCTTCTACCAAGGCTGGGACTTGCATCCCGCACAGCTCCCCACGCGCTACGCCGCCGTCTACTCCTTCTTCCTCGAGTCGCTGCCCGCGGCCTCGGAGCGCTTGAAAAATTTCGTCCAGAAAGCCGCACAGGCCACCTTGGTCGGCGACGTCTTCGACGACGCCGCCACGGGCCAAGGCTTGCTCAACTTTTTCCTACGCGGCCTTCACTGCGGCGCCATCACCGAGGACGAGGCCCAAGCCACGGGCCTCAGCATCGCGCAAATCCGCAGTCGCTCGTTCTTCCCCGCTCCTCAGCGGTAA
- a CDS encoding FecR domain-containing protein, which produces MSWSDELGRQVKRDLDVLAPGDATVERARGAFLAALKARRGPRRSHGWAIAAAMASAAAIIAIWMQTRVRAPLTFTIQAEPGMVGAWIAPRVETPLHFSDGTSVVLSARARARVVALHANGADLVLEDGAARIAVVHHENTAWTVHAGPFEVAVQGTRFLAVWDAPSAVFRLEMEEGSVLVTGCHVEPRRAIAGERLEWACPEARSEEAPADAGPVAQEDVAQREVVHHEAWRSPTRAEVPRVADAEVEYAEIDAAAPRLTLSQRFARGEYAEAYAEIDGRFDEACARADAEELALIADAARLTGHLAEARRALRILRARFARSHEGVVASFHLGRIEADDGHPAEAAAWFERYVSEAPDGELAREAQGRLIEALTRSGDAAGARAAAERYLKLYPRGPHARVARDVIGTP; this is translated from the coding sequence ATGAGTTGGTCCGACGAACTCGGTCGTCAGGTGAAGCGCGATCTCGATGTTCTCGCCCCGGGCGACGCCACGGTGGAGCGGGCAAGGGGTGCGTTCTTGGCCGCCCTGAAAGCCCGGCGCGGGCCGCGTCGATCACATGGCTGGGCGATTGCAGCGGCCATGGCTTCGGCGGCGGCGATCATCGCGATCTGGATGCAGACGCGGGTGCGGGCGCCACTCACGTTCACGATTCAGGCGGAACCGGGGATGGTCGGAGCTTGGATCGCTCCGCGCGTGGAGACGCCGTTGCATTTCTCCGATGGCACGTCCGTGGTTCTCTCGGCACGGGCGCGCGCGCGGGTGGTCGCGCTTCATGCGAACGGTGCAGATCTCGTTCTCGAGGACGGTGCCGCGCGCATCGCGGTGGTGCATCACGAGAACACCGCGTGGACCGTCCATGCGGGGCCGTTCGAGGTCGCGGTGCAAGGGACGCGCTTTCTCGCGGTCTGGGATGCGCCGTCTGCCGTGTTTCGCCTGGAGATGGAGGAAGGGAGTGTGCTCGTCACGGGCTGCCACGTGGAACCGCGGCGTGCGATCGCGGGCGAAAGGCTCGAGTGGGCTTGTCCCGAGGCGCGGAGCGAGGAAGCGCCGGCCGACGCGGGACCGGTCGCACAGGAAGACGTGGCGCAACGCGAGGTGGTGCACCACGAAGCGTGGCGGTCGCCGACTCGTGCGGAGGTACCGCGGGTGGCGGATGCGGAGGTCGAGTACGCGGAAATCGATGCCGCGGCGCCGCGGCTCACCTTGAGTCAGCGGTTTGCGCGCGGTGAGTACGCGGAGGCCTATGCGGAGATCGACGGCCGGTTCGACGAGGCGTGCGCACGCGCCGATGCGGAGGAGCTCGCGCTCATCGCCGATGCGGCGCGCCTGACCGGACATCTCGCGGAGGCGCGACGTGCGCTGCGCATCCTGCGGGCGCGTTTTGCGCGCTCGCACGAAGGCGTGGTCGCGTCATTTCATCTAGGCCGGATCGAGGCGGACGATGGGCACCCTGCGGAGGCGGCCGCGTGGTTCGAGCGCTACGTGTCGGAGGCGCCCGACGGTGAGCTTGCGCGCGAAGCACAGGGACGCCTGATCGAAGCGCTCACGCGCTCGGGCGATGCAGCCGGTGCGCGGGCCGCGGCCGAGCGCTATTTGAAGCTTTACCCGCGTGGTCCCCACGCACGCGTCGCCCGGGACGTCATCGGCACGCCGTGA
- a CDS encoding sigma-70 family RNA polymerase sigma factor, with the protein MSRSSDASISSRAIGETYAGLRVLPALEALEDAALVDAMRSQVARAPSVFFDRYAATVERLVTRILGPDGDRADVVNEVFLRALDRLDDLIEPSGLRPWLLAVTVLVARERIRSRRRARWLELRPQHRLPEVSDEGKSESANQARETLRRVYRVLDRMPDDDRVLFVLRFIEQMDLETMAKVRGVSLATVKRHLQRAEERFHTAAKRDPVLADFIARMPP; encoded by the coding sequence ATGTCCCGTTCGTCCGATGCTTCTATTTCCTCGCGTGCCATAGGCGAAACCTATGCGGGGCTGCGCGTGCTTCCAGCCTTGGAGGCCCTCGAGGATGCGGCCCTCGTCGATGCGATGCGCTCGCAGGTGGCGCGGGCGCCCTCCGTGTTCTTCGACCGCTACGCGGCCACGGTGGAACGGCTGGTGACGCGCATTTTGGGGCCGGACGGCGATCGCGCCGACGTGGTGAACGAGGTTTTTCTGCGCGCGTTGGACCGACTCGATGACTTGATCGAGCCTTCGGGGCTGCGGCCATGGCTCTTGGCGGTGACCGTGCTCGTGGCGCGCGAACGAATCCGGAGCCGGCGAAGGGCACGCTGGCTCGAGCTGCGCCCTCAGCATCGATTGCCCGAGGTATCGGACGAGGGGAAGTCCGAGAGTGCAAACCAGGCGCGGGAAACGCTGCGGCGGGTGTATCGGGTGCTCGACCGGATGCCCGACGACGATCGCGTGCTCTTCGTCCTTCGATTCATCGAGCAGATGGACCTGGAGACCATGGCCAAGGTGCGCGGTGTGTCGCTGGCCACCGTCAAACGGCACCTGCAGCGGGCGGAGGAACGCTTTCATACCGCCGCCAAGCGAGATCCCGTGCTGGCCGACTTCATCGCGAGGATGCCACCATGA
- a CDS encoding ATP-binding protein, whose protein sequence is MGIREVHALQSMTLPCGFFRAAFEQANDPMLAVGSDGRVLEANRSACDLFAMSREQILCRRMADFVRPVREATEAPSESGGFPSASNRESVFVRTDGSTYPLEVTVWSDVEPDVHLVMARDRRTANKAQESETHWLRADRLATFGMIAASIAHEVNNPLMYAMTSLRVVMDHMPEWARLAGGRASDDLATAIARDIQPLTIAFEGMARIANLVRDLRGASRESEERSYVDLRAVVESCLNLAHGELKQRARVVRDYGEEALVFGNAGRLGQVFLNLLVNAAQAIPESQRGGEIQIAVRAVDDHWVRVEVTDNGAGIDPGVMTRIFEPFYTTKPASEGTGLGLYIARTIVHEMGGRIDAESALGAGTTMRVTLPRRAER, encoded by the coding sequence ATGGGCATTCGGGAAGTCCACGCGTTACAGTCCATGACGTTGCCGTGCGGTTTTTTCCGCGCGGCATTCGAGCAGGCAAACGATCCGATGCTGGCCGTGGGCAGCGACGGGCGCGTGCTGGAGGCCAATCGCTCGGCGTGCGACCTGTTCGCCATGTCACGCGAACAGATTTTGTGTCGCAGGATGGCCGACTTCGTGCGCCCCGTGCGCGAGGCGACGGAGGCTCCTTCGGAATCGGGCGGTTTTCCCAGCGCATCCAATCGCGAAAGCGTGTTCGTTCGGACGGATGGGAGCACCTACCCCCTGGAGGTAACCGTCTGGAGCGACGTCGAGCCCGACGTGCACCTGGTGATGGCGCGCGATCGACGGACGGCGAACAAGGCCCAGGAGAGCGAGACACATTGGCTTCGCGCCGACCGCCTGGCGACATTCGGCATGATTGCCGCGTCGATCGCGCACGAAGTGAACAATCCGCTCATGTACGCGATGACCAGCTTGCGCGTGGTGATGGATCACATGCCCGAGTGGGCAAGGCTTGCGGGAGGGCGCGCTTCGGACGATCTCGCAACGGCCATTGCGCGCGACATTCAGCCGCTCACCATTGCATTCGAGGGCATGGCGCGCATTGCCAACCTGGTGCGCGATCTGCGCGGCGCCTCGCGTGAGAGCGAGGAGCGATCCTACGTGGATTTGCGAGCCGTCGTCGAATCGTGCCTCAATCTGGCCCACGGCGAGCTCAAACAGCGGGCACGGGTGGTGCGCGATTATGGGGAGGAGGCATTGGTCTTCGGCAACGCCGGTCGATTGGGGCAGGTGTTTCTCAATCTGCTGGTCAACGCGGCCCAGGCCATTCCGGAGAGCCAGCGCGGCGGCGAGATTCAGATCGCGGTGCGGGCGGTGGACGACCATTGGGTGCGCGTGGAGGTCACCGACAATGGCGCGGGCATCGATCCTGGCGTGATGACGCGGATATTCGAGCCGTTTTACACGACGAAGCCGGCGTCCGAGGGCACGGGCCTGGGCCTGTACATCGCGCGCACCATCGTGCACGAGATGGGCGGCCGCATCGACGCGGAGAGCGCACTTGGCGCGGGCACCACGATGCGCGTCACCTTGCCGAGGCGCGCCGAGCGATAG
- a CDS encoding urate hydroxylase PuuD codes for MDSNLRELFDLLIRWVHLIAGIMWIGNSMLWNWLDRNLESRADAPEGFEGEIWLVHSGGFYQMEKKQLEPNQMPKVLHWFKWQAYSTWMSGFALLLLVYYMGDASFLVDPAVAKLSHGAAMAIGLGTLAGGFLVYDLIWRSPLRTKEPIAIGLCFVLLAAIIYGLNHLLSGRAAFIHIGALLGSIMVGNVFFHIMPSQRELIALTKAGKRQDAKLGKHAKQRSIHNNYMTFPVLFIMLSNHFPSTYGNSLNWVLLAVLMVSGALVRHFMNIRFWWPHWGIALVATVVIGVGTTFALMTRTSGPPVPQAAMDTQEKVDFSAVRIVIRQRCVACHSATPTDDQWKVPPSNVTFDTPEQIKMYAERIKARAVINKTMPFGNKTGMTQEERDLLARWFLQGSPVQ; via the coding sequence TTGGATTCGAATCTGCGAGAGCTTTTCGATTTGCTCATACGATGGGTGCACCTCATCGCGGGCATCATGTGGATTGGCAATTCCATGCTTTGGAATTGGCTGGATCGCAACCTGGAGTCCCGCGCCGATGCGCCCGAGGGCTTCGAGGGCGAAATCTGGCTCGTCCACAGCGGCGGCTTCTACCAAATGGAGAAGAAGCAGCTCGAGCCGAACCAGATGCCCAAAGTGCTCCACTGGTTCAAATGGCAGGCCTACAGCACGTGGATGAGCGGCTTTGCGCTGCTCTTGCTCGTCTATTACATGGGCGACGCCTCGTTTCTCGTGGATCCGGCGGTGGCCAAGCTCAGTCACGGCGCGGCCATGGCCATTGGACTGGGCACCTTGGCGGGGGGGTTTCTCGTCTACGATTTGATCTGGCGTTCGCCGCTGCGCACCAAAGAGCCGATTGCCATTGGCCTTTGCTTCGTGCTGCTCGCGGCCATCATTTATGGATTGAACCACCTTTTGAGCGGGCGCGCGGCGTTCATTCACATAGGCGCGCTGCTCGGCAGCATCATGGTGGGCAATGTCTTTTTCCACATCATGCCCTCGCAGCGCGAACTGATTGCGCTGACCAAGGCGGGAAAGAGGCAGGATGCCAAGCTTGGAAAGCACGCCAAGCAGCGCAGCATTCACAACAATTACATGACGTTTCCGGTGCTCTTCATCATGTTGAGCAACCATTTCCCCAGCACGTATGGCAATTCGCTCAATTGGGTCTTGCTGGCGGTACTCATGGTTTCGGGCGCACTGGTGCGCCATTTCATGAACATTCGCTTCTGGTGGCCCCATTGGGGCATCGCTCTCGTGGCCACGGTGGTCATTGGCGTGGGGACGACGTTTGCACTGATGACGCGCACTTCCGGGCCGCCGGTGCCGCAAGCTGCGATGGATACGCAGGAAAAGGTCGACTTTTCGGCCGTTCGGATTGTCATTCGGCAGCGCTGCGTGGCCTGCCATTCGGCCACCCCCACCGACGATCAATGGAAAGTGCCACCGAGCAATGTGACATTCGATACGCCCGAACAGATAAAAATGTATGCGGAGCGCATCAAAGCGCGGGCGGTCATCAACAAAACGATGCCATTTGGCAATAAGACCGGTATGACGCAGGAAGAACGCGACCTTCTGGCGCGTTGGTTTCTGCAGGGGAGCCCTGTCCAATAG
- the uraH gene encoding hydroxyisourate hydrolase — MSIGITTHVLDTARGRPAAGVPIRLERRTTPDAWAELGRGVTDADGRLRDLLREPLTAGEYRLTFDTETYFDATGTAGFFREVQIAFLVREAGSHHHVPLLLSPFGYSTYRGS, encoded by the coding sequence ATGAGCATCGGCATCACCACCCACGTTCTCGACACGGCCCGCGGGCGTCCGGCCGCGGGCGTCCCGATTCGATTGGAGCGGCGCACCACGCCTGACGCGTGGGCGGAACTCGGTCGCGGGGTGACCGATGCCGACGGGCGCCTGCGTGACCTATTGCGCGAACCGCTCACCGCCGGCGAATACCGTCTCACCTTCGACACGGAAACGTACTTCGACGCCACGGGCACGGCGGGGTTTTTCCGCGAAGTGCAGATTGCCTTCCTCGTGCGCGAAGCCGGCTCGCATCACCACGTGCCGCTGCTTTTGAGCCCATTCGGATATTCGACGTACCGCGGGAGCTGA
- the alc gene encoding allantoicase, producing MTDSQFTELMDLAAERLGGAVIYANDEFFAEKENLLKVSKPVFIEGKYTDRGKWMDGWETRRRRVPGHDFCIVRLGLAGVVRGVVVDTAFFKGNYPAACSIDGCAMPGRPTGEELASESTPWVEILPKTMLNGDTQNLFTIDAGLRLTHLRFHIYPDGGVARLRVHGDVLPSPRWAGRPGAEVDLAAAEHGALVLACNDMFFGSRHNLIMPGRGLNMGDGWETKRSRAEGPDWAIVRLAAEGTVERIEVDTNHFKGNYPDSCTIHGILAQPGATTEDLLADPSKWREILPRTKLQAHTRHFFEEELTGERGPYSHIRLSIFPDGGVSRMRVHGTVTEAGREALGIRHLNYAPVPELAALLTSCCGARAWVDKMVTLRPYRDLATLIAQARDVWQSLGKQDWLEAFRHHPRIGGVKAEAATSQTATSWSKGEQARVADASRTTQEELARINRAYEEKFGHIYIVCATGKSAEEMLAIAQDRMKNDADTELSRAADEQRKITEIRLDKLVRGG from the coding sequence ATGACCGATTCGCAATTTACAGAGCTCATGGATCTGGCCGCGGAGCGATTGGGCGGCGCGGTGATCTACGCCAATGACGAGTTCTTCGCCGAGAAGGAGAATCTCCTCAAGGTCTCCAAACCCGTATTCATCGAGGGCAAATACACCGACCGCGGCAAATGGATGGACGGCTGGGAAACACGCCGGCGCCGCGTGCCCGGTCACGATTTCTGCATCGTGCGGCTCGGTCTGGCCGGCGTGGTGCGGGGCGTGGTGGTCGATACGGCGTTCTTCAAAGGCAATTATCCGGCGGCGTGCTCCATCGATGGGTGTGCCATGCCGGGGCGCCCCACCGGCGAAGAGCTCGCGTCGGAGTCCACGCCGTGGGTGGAAATTCTGCCCAAAACGATGCTGAACGGTGACACGCAAAACCTGTTCACCATCGACGCAGGGCTGCGTTTGACGCATTTGCGCTTTCACATTTACCCCGACGGCGGCGTCGCCCGCCTGCGGGTGCACGGCGACGTGCTCCCCTCCCCGCGTTGGGCCGGCCGGCCCGGCGCCGAGGTCGATCTGGCGGCCGCCGAGCATGGCGCACTGGTGCTCGCGTGCAATGACATGTTCTTCGGCTCGCGCCACAATTTGATCATGCCGGGCCGCGGCTTGAACATGGGCGATGGCTGGGAGACGAAACGCAGCCGCGCAGAAGGCCCGGATTGGGCCATCGTGCGCCTCGCCGCGGAAGGCACCGTCGAGCGCATCGAGGTGGATACGAATCATTTCAAAGGCAATTATCCCGATAGCTGCACCATACATGGGATTCTCGCCCAGCCGGGCGCCACCACCGAGGACCTTTTGGCCGATCCCTCGAAATGGCGCGAGATTTTGCCCCGCACCAAGCTGCAAGCGCACACGCGACACTTCTTCGAGGAGGAGCTCACCGGCGAGCGTGGCCCCTATTCGCATATCCGCCTCTCCATTTTTCCCGACGGCGGCGTGAGCCGCATGCGCGTGCACGGCACGGTGACGGAGGCCGGGCGTGAGGCGCTGGGGATTCGCCATTTGAACTACGCACCGGTCCCGGAGTTGGCCGCGCTGCTCACCAGCTGCTGCGGCGCACGTGCGTGGGTCGACAAGATGGTGACCCTGCGGCCTTACCGGGATCTCGCTACGCTGATCGCGCAGGCGCGGGACGTATGGCAGTCACTTGGAAAACAGGATTGGCTCGAGGCGTTTCGGCATCATCCGCGCATCGGTGGCGTGAAGGCGGAGGCCGCGACCAGCCAAACGGCAACCAGCTGGTCGAAGGGCGAACAGGCGCGCGTGGCGGATGCCAGTCGCACCACGCAGGAGGAACTGGCCCGGATCAATCGCGCCTACGAGGAGAAATTCGGCCATATTTACATCGTTTGCGCCACCGGAAAGAGCGCCGAGGAGATGCTCGCCATCGCGCAAGACCGGATGAAAAACGACGCTGACACCGAACTTTCCCGCGCGGCGGACGAACAGCGCAAAATCACGGAGATTCGGCTCGACAAGTTGGTCCGGGGTGGGTAG
- the allB gene encoding allantoinase AllB — protein MKIEQCLRSRRVVTPEGVRAACVHLAKGRIVAVESWDAVPDGCPVEDVGDLVLMPGIVDTHVHVNDPGRSDWEGFETATRAAAAGGVTTLMDMPLNSIPPTTSVEGLLAKRKAAEGRIRVDVALCGGLVPGNANELARIFDAGAFAFKCFLAESGVDEFGYVKEAYLEVGMRHLAEIGAPLLVHAELPGPLEEAAPPELSPEEARRYAHYLASRPKRAEEEAVDMVFRLAERFKTRAHIVHLSAATALPILRRARDASLPVSAETCPHYLSFAAEEVPDGATSYKCAPPIRERENREVLWDALREGLLDQVVTDHSPAPADLKCVGSGDFMRAWGGIASLQLGLPAVWSGARARGRSLEDIARWMCEGPARLVGIFGRKGAIQAGADADFVVWDPEATWTIEAPRLEHRHKITPYEGRSLHGVVVATYLRGEKIYQRDREDPFLGTPRGSLLGRGNV, from the coding sequence ATGAAGATCGAACAATGCCTGCGAAGCCGACGCGTCGTCACGCCGGAAGGGGTGCGCGCCGCATGCGTGCACCTGGCGAAGGGGCGCATCGTCGCGGTGGAAAGCTGGGATGCCGTGCCCGACGGCTGTCCGGTGGAAGACGTGGGCGATCTCGTGCTCATGCCTGGCATCGTCGATACGCACGTGCACGTGAACGACCCCGGGCGGAGCGATTGGGAGGGCTTCGAAACGGCCACACGCGCTGCCGCCGCCGGCGGGGTGACGACGTTGATGGATATGCCGCTGAACAGCATTCCACCCACGACGTCGGTGGAAGGGCTTTTGGCCAAGCGCAAGGCCGCCGAAGGCCGAATCCGCGTCGACGTGGCCTTGTGCGGCGGGCTGGTGCCCGGCAATGCCAACGAGCTTGCGCGCATTTTCGATGCGGGTGCCTTTGCCTTCAAATGCTTTCTCGCGGAGTCGGGCGTCGATGAATTCGGCTATGTGAAGGAGGCCTATCTCGAGGTGGGCATGCGCCACCTGGCGGAGATTGGTGCGCCGCTCCTGGTGCATGCGGAGCTACCGGGGCCCTTGGAGGAGGCTGCCCCGCCCGAGCTTTCGCCGGAGGAGGCGCGCCGGTATGCGCATTACCTGGCCTCGCGCCCCAAGCGCGCCGAGGAAGAGGCGGTGGACATGGTCTTCCGGCTCGCGGAACGCTTCAAAACGCGCGCGCACATCGTGCATCTCTCGGCCGCCACGGCGCTGCCGATTCTTCGACGCGCGCGCGATGCATCTCTTCCTGTCAGCGCGGAAACGTGTCCGCATTACCTCTCGTTCGCCGCCGAGGAGGTGCCCGACGGCGCGACGAGCTACAAATGCGCCCCGCCCATCCGCGAGCGCGAAAACCGTGAAGTGCTCTGGGATGCGCTGCGCGAAGGCCTGCTCGATCAGGTGGTGACGGACCATTCGCCGGCGCCGGCCGATTTGAAATGCGTCGGCTCGGGCGACTTCATGCGCGCCTGGGGCGGCATCGCCTCGCTGCAATTGGGCCTGCCCGCGGTGTGGAGCGGCGCACGCGCGCGTGGCCGTTCGCTCGAGGACATCGCGCGCTGGATGTGCGAGGGACCGGCGCGCCTGGTGGGGATTTTCGGGCGAAAAGGTGCCATTCAGGCCGGCGCCGATGCCGATTTCGTGGTGTGGGATCCCGAGGCCACGTGGACCATCGAGGCCCCGCGGCTCGAACATCGGCACAAGATTACGCCGTACGAGGGGCGCTCGCTCCATGGCGTGGTCGTCGCTACGTATTTGCGGGGGGAGAAAATCTACCAGCGGGACCGCGAGGATCCCTTCCTTGGGACGCCGCGGGGAAGCTTGCTTGGACGAGGGAACGTATGA